Proteins encoded by one window of Myxococcus guangdongensis:
- a CDS encoding LysR substrate-binding domain-containing protein, whose product MLELRHFKLIAAVADTGSLAAASRQLHLTSSALSHQLRDAEERLGVRLFQRRQRRLLLTGAGEKLLVSARRVLSEVAQAEALCRAHPQDDLLRLSTGCYTAYGWLPPILGQWQSEHPRVELRIVLEATRQPLGALLEGQLDLALTPDVPKQARLARTALFEDELMLVVPETHAFARRGHVTAQDLVREHLLTYAAPREQLDVFTRVLWPAGLEPQRVSPVPLTEALIELVRGGIGVTALPEWMLPPQRQGLRTVRLTPRGIRRRWSAVTRASRQRSAPLARFIELLGERFSEGTPGPVRRATARPGAARRVLRKGDTPDHPSL is encoded by the coding sequence ATGCTCGAGCTTCGTCACTTCAAGTTGATCGCCGCGGTCGCCGACACCGGAAGCCTGGCCGCCGCGAGCCGGCAGCTCCACCTCACGTCCTCGGCCCTGAGCCACCAGCTCCGTGATGCGGAGGAGCGCCTGGGCGTGCGGCTCTTCCAGCGCCGCCAACGCCGTCTGCTGCTGACCGGCGCGGGCGAGAAGCTCCTGGTCTCCGCGCGGCGGGTCTTGAGTGAAGTGGCCCAGGCCGAGGCGCTGTGCCGCGCGCATCCCCAGGACGACCTCTTGAGGCTCAGCACCGGCTGCTACACCGCCTATGGCTGGCTGCCGCCCATCCTGGGGCAGTGGCAGTCGGAGCACCCGCGCGTCGAGCTGCGCATCGTCCTGGAGGCCACGCGGCAGCCGCTCGGGGCACTGCTCGAGGGACAGCTGGACCTCGCCCTGACTCCCGATGTCCCGAAGCAGGCACGGCTCGCGCGAACAGCGCTCTTCGAGGACGAACTCATGCTGGTGGTCCCCGAAACCCACGCCTTCGCGCGACGAGGGCATGTCACGGCGCAGGACCTGGTGCGCGAGCACCTGCTCACCTACGCCGCGCCCCGGGAGCAGCTCGATGTCTTCACGCGGGTGCTATGGCCCGCGGGACTCGAGCCACAGCGGGTCTCCCCCGTGCCCCTCACCGAGGCGCTGATAGAGCTGGTGCGCGGCGGCATCGGCGTCACGGCGCTCCCCGAGTGGATGCTGCCGCCCCAACGCCAGGGATTGCGGACCGTCCGACTCACGCCTCGGGGAATCCGGCGACGCTGGAGCGCCGTCACCCGCGCCTCGCGCCAACGCTCGGCTCCACTGGCGCGATTCATCGAGCTGCTCGGTGAGCGATTCTCCGAAGGAACGCCCGGGCCGGTGCGACGAGCCACGGCGCGCCCAGGTGCAGCGCGCCGCGTGCTCAGGAAGGGCGACACACCCGACCACCCCTCGCTTTGA
- a CDS encoding MBL fold metallo-hydrolase gives MNRRGFLRAAASLSAGAVLLPPGLGRAAKPVEPESLRAQRLAWAGVRLRLGKDTLFLDPLIDSTVWGAALKDPLVPMEVGAGNRYVLVTHRHPDHFDRQAVRQALGDTGTLVCGPDMAATAAASGFRVRPAPLHEPVLLNEFTATAVPAVDGYGDPQVSWIVSGGGRRIIHCGDTLWHGSWWSIGRQFGPFDAAFLPINGARFGWRKPVSDVHGVLTPEQAVAAAKVLGAKLLVPIHYGVAPSEDYREVPDAEALLLTAARARKVDVELARPGEWLTWRPRA, from the coding sequence ATGAACCGGCGAGGCTTCTTGCGAGCGGCGGCCTCGCTCTCGGCGGGGGCGGTCCTGCTTCCTCCCGGCCTGGGCCGGGCGGCGAAGCCCGTGGAGCCCGAGTCGCTTCGCGCCCAGCGCCTGGCGTGGGCCGGAGTGCGGTTGCGACTGGGGAAGGACACGCTCTTCCTGGACCCGCTGATTGACTCCACCGTGTGGGGTGCGGCGCTGAAGGACCCGCTGGTCCCGATGGAGGTGGGGGCGGGCAATCGCTACGTCCTGGTGACGCATCGTCACCCCGACCACTTCGACCGCCAGGCCGTCCGGCAGGCGTTGGGGGACACGGGGACGCTGGTGTGCGGCCCGGACATGGCGGCGACGGCCGCTGCCTCGGGCTTCCGGGTGCGGCCCGCGCCGCTCCATGAGCCGGTGCTGCTCAACGAGTTCACCGCGACGGCTGTCCCCGCGGTGGATGGCTATGGCGACCCCCAGGTGTCGTGGATTGTCTCCGGGGGCGGGCGCCGCATCATCCACTGTGGGGACACGCTGTGGCATGGCTCCTGGTGGAGCATCGGCCGTCAGTTCGGCCCCTTCGATGCGGCCTTCCTGCCCATCAACGGCGCGCGCTTCGGTTGGCGCAAGCCCGTCAGTGACGTGCACGGCGTCCTGACGCCCGAGCAGGCGGTGGCCGCGGCGAAGGTGTTGGGCGCGAAGCTCCTGGTGCCCATTCACTACGGCGTCGCGCCCTCCGAGGACTACCGGGAGGTCCCCGACGCGGAAGCGCTGCTCCTCACCGCCGCCCGAGCACGAAAGGTGGACGTGGAGCTCGCGCGCCCCGGCGAGTGGCTGACCTGGCGACCCCGTGCCTGA
- a CDS encoding cupin domain-containing protein: MPRTDSFPRAQGPFVPVGIDDVEPVIVGPGCLRRDLPSTPDVRVWVVDMAPGSQWPFVDVHDTGEEVFVLSGELIEGAQRLGPGSYLFFPPASCHQPRTETGVRLFGINPVRAPEAR; the protein is encoded by the coding sequence ATGCCGCGAACAGACAGCTTTCCGAGAGCGCAGGGCCCCTTCGTCCCCGTGGGGATCGACGACGTCGAACCCGTCATCGTGGGTCCCGGCTGCCTGCGCAGGGACCTGCCGAGCACCCCCGACGTGAGGGTCTGGGTCGTGGACATGGCCCCGGGGAGTCAGTGGCCCTTCGTGGACGTCCACGACACGGGGGAGGAGGTCTTCGTGCTGAGCGGTGAGCTCATCGAGGGAGCGCAGCGCCTGGGTCCGGGTTCGTACCTGTTCTTCCCTCCGGCGAGCTGTCATCAGCCGAGGACGGAGACAGGGGTGCGTCTCTTCGGCATCAACCCCGTGCGTGCTCCGGAGGCGCGATGA
- a CDS encoding helix-turn-helix domain-containing protein translates to MDALVSVAARALREGDPLGALQRVALREDAPALALRGIAMAQLGELTQAAALLKRAARAYGPGDALARARCGVARAEVALAARELEGIDLALDEALLVFTHHGDTENARYTRLLRARHALLLGRIEEAERTLSALEREGLPAMPSTLAWLLTFEVAVRRGTPRVARPALEQARTSARRARIPALFAEVEQAARALDLPAARVLSRGEAQPVVLDEVEALLESEHLVVDACRRVLRAGPRVVTLSTRPILFSLLRVLAEAWPKDSSREELVRQVFGARRMNASHRARLRVEMGRLRAQVHEVAGIQATPQGFVLEPRRAVEVRVLAPPVEGAGGAVLALLADGEHWSTSALALALGASQRTVQRALTTLEATGQARVLGRGRARRWVAPPLSGFTTTLLLPASPLPG, encoded by the coding sequence ATGGATGCGCTCGTCAGCGTGGCGGCCCGAGCCCTTCGCGAAGGAGACCCCTTGGGTGCGCTCCAACGGGTGGCGCTGCGCGAGGACGCGCCCGCGTTGGCCCTGAGGGGCATCGCGATGGCGCAACTGGGTGAGCTCACCCAGGCGGCAGCGCTGCTGAAGCGGGCCGCGCGGGCGTATGGCCCCGGGGACGCGCTCGCACGGGCGCGCTGTGGCGTCGCGCGGGCGGAGGTGGCGCTCGCGGCTCGGGAGCTCGAGGGCATCGACCTCGCGCTCGACGAAGCCCTTCTCGTCTTCACACACCACGGGGACACCGAGAACGCTCGCTACACGCGGCTCCTGCGGGCGCGACATGCCCTCTTGCTGGGACGCATCGAGGAGGCGGAGCGAACCCTGTCCGCGCTGGAGCGGGAGGGCCTGCCCGCGATGCCGTCGACACTCGCGTGGCTCCTGACGTTCGAGGTGGCCGTGCGCAGAGGAACACCTCGCGTCGCGCGCCCAGCCCTGGAGCAGGCACGTACCTCCGCGAGGCGCGCCCGCATTCCCGCGCTCTTCGCGGAGGTGGAGCAGGCCGCCCGCGCCCTGGACCTCCCCGCGGCGCGAGTCCTCTCACGAGGTGAAGCCCAGCCCGTCGTGCTCGATGAGGTCGAAGCCCTCCTCGAGTCGGAGCACCTGGTCGTCGACGCCTGCCGTCGAGTGCTCCGCGCCGGCCCACGCGTCGTGACGCTGTCCACGCGCCCCATCCTGTTCTCGCTGCTGCGGGTGCTGGCCGAGGCCTGGCCGAAAGACTCCTCGCGCGAGGAACTCGTCCGGCAGGTGTTCGGCGCGCGGAGGATGAACGCCTCACATCGCGCGCGGTTGCGCGTCGAGATGGGCCGGCTGCGCGCCCAGGTGCACGAGGTGGCGGGAATCCAGGCCACGCCCCAGGGCTTCGTCCTGGAGCCTCGGCGAGCGGTGGAGGTCCGCGTCCTGGCGCCCCCCGTCGAAGGCGCGGGAGGGGCTGTCCTGGCATTGCTCGCGGATGGGGAGCACTGGTCGACCTCCGCGCTCGCACTCGCGCTCGGAGCCAGTCAGCGCACGGTGCAGCGCGCGCTCACCACCCTGGAAGCGACCGGACAGGCCCGCGTGTTGGGACGAGGCCGGGCACGGCGCTGGGTGGCCCCTCCGCTCAGTGGGTTCACGACGACATTGTTACTCCCCGCCTCGCCCCTGCCGGGCTAG
- a CDS encoding Vgb family protein codes for MDKHRGEVEETQPAEVLREYGPFDGAARVHGVTYDGARVWFAGDEGLQAFDPASGQPVRTLAVACDAGTAFDGRHLYQLAGGVIRKVAPETGQVLKTIPAPGKGDDSGLTWAEGSLWVGEYHARRIHRIDPETGAVLRTLESNRFVTGVTWAQDELWHGTLEDGTSDLRRLDPVDGRVLVRLTMPEGVSITGLESDGGDVLYAGGGTSGKVRAVRRPRRSRR; via the coding sequence ATGGACAAGCATCGGGGCGAAGTCGAGGAGACGCAGCCGGCGGAGGTCCTCCGCGAGTACGGCCCCTTCGACGGCGCGGCGCGCGTCCATGGCGTCACGTATGACGGCGCGCGCGTCTGGTTCGCGGGAGACGAAGGACTCCAAGCCTTCGACCCCGCGAGCGGCCAGCCCGTGCGCACGCTCGCGGTGGCCTGTGACGCGGGGACCGCCTTCGATGGGCGCCACCTCTACCAGCTCGCCGGGGGCGTCATCCGGAAGGTGGCCCCCGAGACGGGCCAGGTGCTGAAGACGATTCCCGCGCCCGGCAAGGGTGATGACTCCGGGCTCACCTGGGCCGAGGGCTCGCTGTGGGTGGGCGAGTACCACGCCCGGAGAATCCATCGCATCGACCCCGAGACAGGGGCTGTCCTCCGCACGCTCGAATCCAACCGCTTCGTCACCGGTGTCACCTGGGCGCAGGACGAGCTGTGGCACGGCACGCTGGAGGATGGCACGAGCGACCTCCGGCGACTCGACCCGGTGGACGGGCGCGTGCTCGTCAGGCTCACGATGCCCGAGGGCGTGAGCATCACCGGGTTGGAGTCCGACGGCGGCGACGTGCTCTATGCCGGCGGCGGCACGAGCGGCAAGGTGCGCGCCGTACGGCGGCCCCGACGTTCGCGCCGCTGA